The Geothrix sp. genome has a window encoding:
- a CDS encoding LysR family transcriptional regulator gives MDALLDLPQLRTFYTLAQAGSFTACASRLGRTPSAVSHAMAKLEDLTGVTLLDRRGRSMGLTEEGRRLYQACERAFATLDAAAEDLKRHQTQAKGRLRLGATVEFGSSILMKHMQPFLAANPDLEIDFTLSQDLLSPLLRDDLDLVIDCQEHPFPTLKKVPLFRETYVVACAPAFRRAHRLRVPADLSRSPVLSLDKAGAWWNRFLMAMPDRDQPQLDRFIAVNHIRAMIHAAVEGMGALLVPRYSVLEELERGDLVALFPGIRPTEDRFSIYQKKVRANHEKQKLLTRYLQSLSPAEFGS, from the coding sequence ATGGACGCCCTGCTCGATCTTCCCCAGCTCCGCACCTTCTACACCCTCGCCCAGGCGGGCAGCTTCACCGCCTGCGCCTCGCGCCTGGGGCGGACGCCGTCCGCCGTCAGCCATGCCATGGCCAAGCTGGAGGATCTCACCGGCGTCACCCTGTTGGACCGCCGGGGTCGCAGCATGGGCCTCACGGAGGAGGGTCGGCGCCTCTACCAGGCCTGCGAGCGGGCCTTTGCCACCCTGGATGCCGCCGCCGAGGACCTGAAGCGCCACCAGACCCAGGCCAAGGGCCGGCTGCGCCTGGGGGCCACCGTCGAATTCGGAAGCAGCATCCTCATGAAGCACATGCAGCCCTTCCTGGCGGCCAACCCGGATCTGGAGATCGACTTCACATTGAGCCAGGATCTGCTCTCGCCCCTGCTGCGGGACGACCTCGACCTCGTCATCGACTGCCAGGAGCATCCCTTCCCTACCCTGAAGAAGGTGCCGCTCTTCCGCGAGACCTATGTGGTGGCTTGTGCGCCGGCCTTCCGGAGGGCCCATCGCCTGCGCGTCCCGGCGGATCTCTCCCGCAGCCCGGTCCTGTCCCTGGACAAGGCCGGCGCCTGGTGGAACCGGTTCCTCATGGCCATGCCCGACCGGGACCAGCCGCAGCTGGATCGCTTCATCGCCGTGAACCACATCCGGGCCATGATCCACGCCGCCGTGGAGGGCATGGGCGCCCTGCTGGTGCCCCGCTACAGCGTCCTGGAGGAACTGGAACGGGGCGACCTGGTGGCCCTCTTCCCCGGCATCCGCCCCACCGAGGACCGCTTCTCCATCTATCAGAAGAAGGTGCGGGCCAACCATGAGAAGCAGAAACTCCTCACGCGCTACCTTCAGTCCTTGAGTCCGGCGGAGTTCGGCTCCTAG
- a CDS encoding HU family DNA-binding protein, translating into MAKSTAKPDTLGIAELAATLAEAQDLSKARAKSILDGVRDHIVETLLTGNRVNLFGLGTFEVRATKEKMGRNPKTGESIQIPAGRKVVFKTAKGLKDQM; encoded by the coding sequence ATGGCGAAGTCCACCGCCAAGCCCGACACCCTCGGCATCGCCGAGCTCGCCGCCACCCTCGCCGAGGCCCAGGACCTGTCCAAGGCCCGCGCCAAGTCCATCCTGGATGGCGTTCGCGATCACATCGTCGAGACCCTCCTGACCGGCAACCGCGTCAACCTCTTCGGCCTCGGCACCTTCGAAGTGCGCGCGACCAAGGAGAAGATGGGCCGCAACCCCAAGACCGGCGAAAGCATTCAGATCCCCGCCGGCCGCAAAGTCGTCTTCAAGACGGCCAAGGGCCTCAAGGATCAGATGTAA